From one Lotus japonicus ecotype B-129 chromosome 3, LjGifu_v1.2 genomic stretch:
- the LOC130749836 gene encoding uncharacterized protein LOC130749836 — MNYPIQSSTQMSHFMSARHFLKHLTCTHPPTATISRRLTGSPPSAISSLPILFHHHKVSYQWLPHIPINIHAAAANAKFSTASSSSPSLQDKSLASPPPYLSVLIHCPKDSADVLAEALLCFGATSVSIDQDDVCQRRDEICISSIFSEGEDINVGISHAADSIGLKEIPRYEVKVNEENWMKRAQESFCPVEVTKDLWVVPKWSAPRPPDDKATNIILDPGLAFGTGEHATTKLCLLLLHGCVKGGEYILDYGTGTGILAIAALKFGAAFAVGVDIDSDAIASASENAALNNIEPDKMQLLLIASDASSSFKADSKSGVVEGERTCEIQTVTGQYKYDVVIANMLLNPLLDLADQIVSCAKPGAVIGLSGILSEQVQYIIQRYSPFLEGIEVSHMDEWACVSGKKK, encoded by the exons ATGAATTATCCAATTCAAAGCAGCACTCAAATGTCTCACTTCATGTCTGCGCGGCATTTCCTCAAACACCTAACCTGCACTCATCCACCAACCGCCACCATCTCCCGCCGCCTCACAGGTTCACCACCGTCTGCAATCTCATCCCTTCCCATTCTCTTCCACCATCACAAAGTCAGTTACCAATGGCTTCCACATATCCCAATCAACATTCATGCTGCAGCTGCAAATGCCAAGTTTTcaacagcttcttcttcttccccttctCTACAAGACAAGTCACTGGCTTCACCTCCACCTTATCTTTCGGTTCTGATTCACTGTCCTAAAGATAGTGCG GATGTGCTTGCAGAAGCTCTTTTATGCTTTGGTGCAACTTCTGTTAGCATTGATCAAGATGATGTGTGTCAACGTAGAGATGAG ATTTGCATTAGTTCCATCTTTTCCGAAGGTGAAGATATAAATGTTGGCATTTCGCATGCAGCTGACTCTATTGGCTTGAAAGAGATACCAAGATATGAAGTTAAAGTTAATGAGGAAAATTGGATGAAGAGAGCTCAG GAATCGTTTTGTCCAGTAGAAGTCACTAAAGACCTATGGGTGGTACCCAAGTGGAGTGCCCCACGGCCACCG GATGATAAAGCGACAAATATAATTCTAGATCCTGGGCTAGCTTTTGGAACAGGGGAACATGCCACTACCAAACTATGTCTATTACTCTTACATGGTTGTGTAAAAGGAGGAGAATACATCCTGGACTATGGCACAGGCACTGGAATTCTTGCCATTGCAGCTCTGAAG TTTGGTGCTGCCTTTGCTGTTGGAGTTGATATAGATTCTGATGCAATTGCATCAGCATCTGAAAATGCTGCCCTGAACAACATTGAACCAGACAAAATGCAACTGCTCCTTATTGCTAGCGatgcctcttcatccttcaagGCTGACTCGAAATCTGGAGTTGTAGAGGGTGAAAGAACTTGTGAGATACAAACAGTTACCGGCCAGTATAAGTATGATGTGGTCATTGCAAATATGCTCTTAAACCCTTTGTTAGATCTTGCTGATCAAATTGTCTCTTGTGCGAAGCCTGGAGCAGTTATTGGTCTCTCTGGCATTTTATCTGAACAG GTCCAGTACATCATACAAAGATATTCACCATTCCTAGAAGGCATAGAAGTATCCCACATGGATGAATGGGCCTGCGTGAGTGGCAAAAAGAAATAG
- the LOC130749420 gene encoding LOW QUALITY PROTEIN: ankyrin repeat-containing protein BDA1-like (The sequence of the model RefSeq protein was modified relative to this genomic sequence to represent the inferred CDS: inserted 3 bases in 2 codons), with protein MSPENDNMLKIAAQMGDINLLYTIIQDDPYVLQNIDLIPFVETPLHIAASMGHLQFATEVMRLKPSFAWKLNQQGFSPIHLAIQNGQKRMMLRFVEVDNNLVRVKGREGLTPLHLASQTGQIDLLANFLYACPDSIEDVNVRSETALHIAVKNKQYEALQVLVGWLKRTRHKGAMGLEKMILNWKDEAGNTILHISTFANDLQTVKLLVKTKMDLKARNLENSTALDIAGSAEMKRILSNAGVKHGSSVTNPPTFAEKLRSRITIVDKILICILRIRKDISEEQRNAFLIIAALIATATYQSALSPPGGVFQANAGDNNMNTTSSNSTANNSLENKGKSVMTEGDFLXLVHLEHTYPFAINYYNIYSDPKRDSWEFTVYTNXFWFAYCYIYAMKVISPTSATTTFNTITLNLFNFLHAGMFWIFSLVYKFRIHAKNREIKTRNSAGRNKW; from the exons ATGAGCCCAGAGAATGATAACATGTTGAAAATTGCAGCTCAAATGGGTGATATAAATCTTCTGTACACAATAATACAGGATGATCCATATGTTTTGCAAAACATAGATTTGATCCCATTTGTTGAAACTCCTTTGCATATTGCTGCATCTATGGGGCATCTTCAGTTTGCCACAGAGGTTATGAGGTTGAAACCTTCATTTGCATGGAAGCTAAACCAGCAAGGGTTCAGTCCCATCCATCTTGCTATACAAAATGGCCAAAAGAGGATGATGTTACGTTTTGTAGAGGTTGATAACAATCTCGTTCGAGTCAAAGGGAGGGAAGGTTTAACTCCTCTGCATCTTGCAAGTCAAACAGGACAGATTGACCTTTTAGCTAACTTCCTTTATGCTTGCCCTGATTCCATTGAAGATGTCAATGTGAGAAGTGAGACCGCACTGCATATTGCTGTGAAAAATAAACAGTACGAGGCTCTTCAAGTCCTTGTTGGCTGGCTAAAGAGAACTCGCCATAAAGGTGCTATGGGGTTGGAAAAAATGATACTGAACTGGAAGGATGAGGCTGGCAATACCATTTTGCACATCTCAACTTTCGCCAATGACTTACAG ACAGTTAAATTGTTGGTGAAGACTAAGATGGATTTGAAGGCAAGGAATTTGGAGAACTCAACAGCATTAGACATAGCAGGCAGTGCAGAGATGAAGAGGATACTATCCAATGCTGGAGTAAAACATGGCTCATCAGTCACTAATCCTCCCACGTTTGCAGAGAAACTAAGATCAAGGATCACAATTGTGGATAAAATATTAATCTGTATCCTTCGCATTAGAAAGGATATATCAGAGGAACAGAGAAACGCTTTTCTGATAATCGCTGCTCTTATTGCAACAGCCACCTATCAATCAGCACTGAGTCCCCCTGGTGGAGTTTTCCAAGCAAATGCAGGAGACAATAATATGAACACCACCTCCTCCAATTCTACAGCCAATAATTCCCTAGAAAACAAAGGGAAATCAGTCATGACTGAAGGTGATTTCT ACCTTGTCCATCTTGAACACACTTACCCTTTTGCTATCAactattataatatatattctgACCCCAAGCGGGATAGTTGGGAGTTTACTGTATACACCAA GTTTTGGTTTGCCTACTGCTATATCTATGCTATGAAGGTGATATCCCCTACCTCTGCTACCACAACTTTCAATACCATTACATTGAACTTATTCAACTTCTTGCACGCTGGGATGTTTTGGATATTTTCTTTAGTGTACAAATTCCGCATTCATGCTAAGAACAGGGAAATCAAAACAAGGAATAGTGCAGGAAGAAATAAATGGTAG
- the LOC130743448 gene encoding ethylene-responsive transcription factor 4-like, protein MAELNYPIVAAELTTTTTTNNSVLRNPSQDNTLEFSSPPPMDLALAVVDASSTVISSTTTVDANAAVVFPVARPLTFFDAFAPIPAHAARQDKENSDSSSSSIVHWRVPGPDLLDLDLNTPPPLENA, encoded by the coding sequence ATGGCAGAGCTCAATTACCCTATCGTGGCGGCAGagctcaccaccaccaccaccaccaacaactcAGTCTTGCGCAATCCCAGCCAGGACAACACCTTGGAGTTCTCCTCTCCGCCACCAATGGATCTCGCTCTCGCTGTTGTTGATGCTTCCTCCACTGTGATTTCCTCTACCACCACTGTTGATGCTAATGCTGCAGTGGTCTTCCCAGTTGCTCGCCCTCTGACATTCTTTGATGCCTTCGCTCCTATTCCTGCTCATGCCGCGAGGCAGGACAAAGAAAATAGCGACTCCAGCTCATCCTCCATTGTGCACTGGAGGGTCCCAGGTCCTGATCTATTGGATCTTGACCTCAACACCCCACCTCCGCTAGAGAATGCCTAA